The Mesorhizobium huakuii genome has a segment encoding these proteins:
- a CDS encoding tyrosine-type recombinase/integrase — protein sequence MRDEALLGPWIRRFLLEHVVAERNLARNTQQGYRDGLCQLLPFVAKRVGKSIDRLNVVDLSAELIRAFLTDIEVTRRCSIATRNQRLAAVRAFAGFVGEHSPVHIEWSGQIRSIPFKKTYQAVVPYLEKAEIDALLAAPDRRTEQGRRDYALLLFLYNTGARASEAVGVKVADLDLNAPSVKIHGKGGKQRYCPLWTATVVELRALVADGAPSRSVFLNRCGQPITRFGIHTAVERYGLKVVAKMPSLATKRVSPHSIRHTTATHLLRAGVDINTVRGWLGHVSLDTTNVYAEVDFETKAKALEKCEAPSLGKIPKRWRDQPALMDFLRSL from the coding sequence ATGCGTGACGAGGCGCTCCTTGGCCCCTGGATCCGGCGGTTCCTACTCGAACACGTGGTTGCCGAACGCAATCTCGCCCGCAACACCCAGCAGGGTTACCGCGACGGCTTATGTCAGCTTCTCCCGTTCGTTGCGAAGCGGGTCGGCAAGTCTATTGATCGCCTGAATGTCGTCGATTTATCGGCCGAGCTAATCCGCGCCTTCTTGACCGATATCGAAGTGACGCGTCGATGTTCGATCGCCACCCGAAATCAACGTCTTGCCGCCGTTCGGGCGTTCGCTGGCTTTGTCGGTGAGCATAGCCCCGTCCACATCGAATGGTCGGGCCAGATCCGTTCGATCCCGTTCAAGAAGACCTATCAGGCGGTCGTTCCTTACCTCGAAAAGGCGGAGATCGACGCCTTGCTCGCCGCTCCAGATCGGCGGACGGAGCAGGGTCGGCGCGACTACGCCCTGCTGCTGTTCCTCTACAACACTGGTGCGAGAGCGTCAGAGGCGGTCGGCGTCAAGGTGGCGGACCTGGACCTGAACGCCCCCAGCGTCAAAATCCATGGCAAGGGCGGCAAGCAGCGATACTGCCCATTGTGGACCGCCACCGTCGTCGAGTTACGGGCACTCGTCGCTGACGGAGCCCCTTCTCGATCCGTCTTCCTCAATCGCTGCGGCCAACCCATCACTCGCTTCGGGATCCATACCGCCGTCGAGCGTTATGGCCTCAAGGTCGTCGCCAAAATGCCGTCGTTGGCGACAAAGCGCGTAAGCCCTCACTCTATCCGCCACACCACGGCGACCCATCTCCTGCGCGCCGGCGTCGACATCAACACAGTCCGCGGATGGCTCGGGCACGTCTCGCTGGACACCACGAACGTCTATGCAGAGGTCGACTTCGAGACCAAGGCTAAGGCGCTCGAAAAATGCGAGGCGCCGAGTCTCGGCAAGATCCCAAAACGATGGCGTGACCAACCGGCGCTGATGGACTTCCTTCGGTCCCTGTAA
- the ltrA gene encoding group II intron reverse transcriptase/maturase, with product MSLETPEKIRNLQRKLYRKAKAEPAFRFYVLYDKICREDMLRHAYALARANAGSPGVDNVTFAKIEAEGAERWLAGLREELVSKTYRPQPVRRVMIPKPGGGERPLGIPTIRDRVVQTAAKLVLEPIFEADFEDGAYGYRPRRSGTDAIKEVHRLVCRGHTDVVDADLSKYFDTIPHSDLLKSVARRIVDRHVLRLIKLWLKAPIEERDGDGKRHVSGGKSSTRGTPQGGVASPLLSVIYMNRFLKHWRLTGRGEAFRAHVISYADDFVILSRGHAVEALAWTRTVMTKLGLTLNEAKTSVKDARTEPFDFLGYTFGPHRYRKDGHWYLGASPSKKSVQRIKTKIGDHLVNGNKEPWPVVCTRLNRLLRGWSGYFGYGTRLPAYRAVDNHVYDRVRTFLRKRHKVQGRGTQRFSDDIVFGKLGVLRLRRVHIGPPPCASR from the coding sequence ATGAGCCTCGAAACACCCGAAAAGATCAGGAACCTTCAGAGGAAGCTGTACCGTAAGGCGAAGGCGGAGCCCGCTTTCCGCTTCTACGTGCTCTACGACAAGATCTGCCGTGAGGACATGCTGCGCCATGCCTATGCGCTGGCCCGCGCCAATGCGGGTTCGCCGGGCGTGGACAATGTGACCTTCGCGAAGATCGAGGCGGAAGGCGCGGAGAGGTGGCTGGCGGGCCTGCGCGAGGAACTTGTCTCGAAGACCTATCGGCCGCAGCCGGTGCGACGGGTGATGATCCCGAAGCCGGGGGGCGGCGAACGTCCGCTCGGCATCCCGACCATTCGGGACCGGGTGGTTCAGACCGCCGCGAAGCTGGTGCTGGAACCGATATTCGAGGCGGACTTCGAGGATGGTGCCTATGGCTATCGGCCCAGACGCAGTGGGACCGACGCAATCAAGGAAGTGCACCGGCTTGTCTGCCGGGGCCACACGGACGTGGTAGACGCCGATTTGTCGAAATACTTCGACACGATTCCGCATTCGGACCTCCTCAAATCGGTGGCCCGACGCATTGTCGACCGGCACGTGCTGCGGCTGATCAAGCTGTGGCTGAAAGCGCCGATCGAAGAGCGGGACGGTGACGGGAAACGGCACGTGAGCGGTGGTAAGAGCAGCACGCGCGGCACGCCGCAAGGTGGGGTCGCAAGCCCGCTGCTCTCGGTCATCTACATGAACCGGTTCCTGAAACATTGGCGGCTCACCGGACGCGGCGAGGCGTTCCGTGCGCATGTCATCTCCTATGCCGATGACTTCGTCATCCTCAGCCGCGGGCACGCGGTCGAGGCGCTGGCGTGGACGCGGACGGTGATGACGAAACTCGGGCTGACACTCAACGAGGCCAAGACCTCGGTGAAGGATGCCCGCACGGAGCCTTTCGACTTCCTTGGCTATACGTTCGGACCTCACCGCTACCGGAAAGACGGCCATTGGTACCTGGGTGCGAGCCCATCCAAGAAGAGCGTGCAACGGATCAAAACGAAGATTGGCGATCACTTGGTAAACGGTAACAAAGAGCCGTGGCCCGTGGTCTGCACCCGGCTGAACAGGCTTCTGCGCGGCTGGTCAGGCTACTTTGGCTATGGAACACGCTTGCCGGCCTATCGAGCGGTCGACAACCACGTCTATGACCGTGTTCGCACCTTCCTGCGCAAACGGCACAAGGTGCAGGGACGCGGCACACAGCGTTTCTCCGACGACATTGTCTTCGGAAAACTTGGTGTCCTGCGTCTTCGACGCGTGCACATTGGACCGCCGCCGTGTGCCTCACGATGA
- a CDS encoding MaoC family dehydratase, with translation MEPISLDVLLASVGKELGVSPWRAVTQRMIDRFADATDDHQFIHCDPERAMRETPFGGTIAHGFLSLSLLSAMTFETMPPFENSKMGVNHGFDSLRFMAPVKTGARIRTRFVLADVKVRPSGWVQTAHDVTIEIEGSKKPALTARWLTLTLIERQPETA, from the coding sequence TTGGAACCGATCAGTCTCGATGTGCTTCTGGCCAGCGTCGGCAAGGAACTCGGCGTCTCCCCATGGCGGGCGGTTACTCAGCGCATGATCGACCGGTTCGCCGACGCCACCGACGACCACCAGTTCATTCATTGCGATCCGGAGCGCGCCATGCGCGAGACGCCGTTCGGTGGCACCATCGCCCACGGTTTCCTCTCGCTTTCGCTGTTGTCGGCGATGACCTTCGAGACCATGCCGCCGTTCGAAAACAGCAAAATGGGCGTCAACCACGGCTTCGATTCGCTGCGCTTCATGGCGCCAGTGAAGACCGGTGCGCGCATCCGCACCCGCTTCGTGCTGGCCGACGTCAAGGTCAGGCCGTCGGGCTGGGTGCAGACGGCGCATGACGTGACCATCGAGATCGAGGGCTCGAAGAAGCCGGCGCTGACCGCGCGCTGGCTGACGCTGACGCTGATCGAGCGCCAGCCAGAGACCGCATGA
- a CDS encoding IS5 family transposase yields MPYKHHADRRHHVGKMKFRVTNWRDYEAGLRRRGSLTLWVTPEALAGWRAPRRKTRGGQARYSDLAIETALTLGCVFAMRLRQTEGLLHSLLDLMGLKVPVPDHTTLSRRAQKWEPSARRNPPQPDGPLHGLVDSTGLKVYGAGQWLEQKHGARSRRNWRKLHLAVDAKSGAIIAQRLTDQDTDDPSQVAPLLDQIDGEIDQFTADGAYDGKPTYRSILQHSATANIVIPPRSTAVESGDAGPPGQRDKHIAAIASDGRLKWQAASGYGKRALSETAIGRYKGLIGRRLRARSLPAQQTEVAIGCIVLNRMLAWARPESIRRQVTQA; encoded by the coding sequence ATGCCGTACAAACACCACGCAGATCGTCGTCATCACGTCGGAAAGATGAAATTCAGGGTGACGAATTGGCGTGACTACGAAGCAGGTCTGCGCCGGCGTGGTAGCCTGACCTTATGGGTAACGCCGGAGGCACTGGCGGGATGGCGCGCTCCGCGACGCAAGACCCGCGGCGGCCAAGCCCGGTATTCCGATCTCGCCATTGAGACAGCGCTGACGCTGGGTTGCGTCTTCGCAATGCGGCTGCGCCAGACCGAGGGATTGCTCCACTCGCTGCTGGATCTCATGGGGCTGAAAGTCCCAGTTCCAGATCATACGACGCTGAGCCGTCGGGCACAGAAGTGGGAGCCATCAGCCCGACGAAACCCGCCGCAGCCGGACGGCCCGCTGCATGGGCTTGTCGATAGCACGGGATTGAAAGTCTACGGCGCCGGGCAATGGCTGGAGCAGAAACATGGCGCCAGATCACGTCGCAACTGGCGCAAGCTGCATCTGGCAGTGGATGCCAAAAGTGGCGCGATCATTGCCCAAAGGCTGACAGATCAGGACACGGATGATCCTTCCCAGGTGGCACCGCTGCTCGATCAGATCGACGGCGAGATCGACCAGTTCACAGCCGACGGAGCCTATGACGGCAAGCCAACCTATCGGTCTATCCTGCAGCACAGCGCAACCGCGAACATCGTCATTCCACCGCGTTCCACGGCGGTGGAAAGCGGTGATGCCGGACCGCCTGGTCAAAGGGACAAGCACATTGCCGCAATCGCAAGCGACGGTCGGCTGAAATGGCAGGCAGCCTCCGGCTACGGCAAGCGGGCGCTGAGCGAAACAGCCATCGGACGATACAAGGGGCTGATCGGACGGCGCCTGCGAGCACGCTCTCTTCCGGCTCAACAGACCGAGGTTGCCATCGGGTGCATCGTTCTCAACCGCATGCTGGCATGGGCACGCCCGGAGTCTATCCGGCGTCAAGTCACGCAGGCATAA
- a CDS encoding IS110 family transposase has protein sequence MSEVRTIGLDLAKNVFQVHGADETGAVVFRKQLRRGRVLKFFGGLPRCLVAMEACGSSHFWAREIGHLGHEVRMIPPAYVKPFLKRQKNDMADAEAICEAAQRPTMRFVAVKSEERQAAAVVLRTRDLLIRQRTQTINALRGHLAEFGEVVPQGLSFASKLIAMIEDPQTALPETARTALRFLTASLSQLNDQIRVLDAQIVRRAREDETARRLMTVPGIGPLIATALVALAPSPETFKRGRDFAAWLGLVPRQHSTGGKQRLGSTTKMGDRSLRRLLIIGANSELVWRARKGATPGTWLAKMLAHKPPMLVRVALANKMARMIWAIMAKGGIYRAPVAAV, from the coding sequence ATGAGCGAAGTTCGTACGATCGGTTTGGATTTAGCCAAGAACGTGTTTCAGGTCCACGGGGCTGACGAAACAGGTGCTGTTGTGTTTCGCAAGCAATTGCGGCGCGGGCGGGTTTTGAAATTCTTTGGTGGCCTGCCACGGTGCCTGGTTGCGATGGAAGCCTGCGGAAGCTCGCATTTCTGGGCGCGTGAGATAGGGCATTTGGGACACGAAGTCCGTATGATCCCACCGGCCTACGTGAAGCCCTTTTTGAAGCGGCAGAAGAACGACATGGCTGATGCTGAGGCGATCTGCGAGGCGGCGCAACGACCAACGATGCGCTTTGTTGCCGTGAAGAGCGAAGAAAGACAAGCCGCAGCAGTGGTGTTGCGCACCCGCGATCTGCTGATCCGGCAGCGCACGCAGACCATCAATGCGCTGCGCGGCCACCTTGCGGAATTTGGTGAAGTCGTGCCGCAGGGTTTAAGCTTCGCTTCGAAACTGATTGCGATGATTGAGGATCCGCAAACGGCTCTTCCAGAAACTGCGCGGACTGCTCTGCGGTTTCTGACAGCAAGCTTGTCCCAACTGAATGATCAGATTCGCGTGCTGGATGCACAGATTGTGCGCCGGGCTCGTGAAGATGAGACCGCACGCCGGTTGATGACAGTTCCCGGAATTGGCCCATTGATTGCCACCGCACTGGTGGCTCTGGCGCCATCGCCTGAAACCTTCAAACGTGGGCGGGACTTCGCCGCATGGCTTGGGCTTGTGCCGCGACAACATTCGACAGGCGGCAAACAGCGTCTCGGCTCCACGACGAAGATGGGGGATCGATCTCTGCGGCGGCTCCTGATCATAGGGGCCAATAGCGAGCTTGTGTGGCGCGCCCGCAAGGGTGCAACACCAGGCACGTGGCTGGCCAAGATGCTGGCGCATAAACCCCCGATGCTGGTGAGGGTGGCGCTTGCCAACAAGATGGCGCGAATGATCTGGGCTATCATGGCCAAGGGAGGAATATACAGAGCTCCGGTTGCTGCGGTCTAA
- a CDS encoding phasin family protein codes for MTKTEDHDVETIHFPALDLAKAVDQMRVVAEKAGELSTGVLVRFASSAEDAQKMLESIFENTKTVGAELSLKTIAALRANAEADLSHLQALVGAKLPSQVIALQSSFWRKRVEMYVEQAKEFQALSVPREWPPSPSRSRTPWTGR; via the coding sequence ATGACCAAGACCGAAGATCACGACGTCGAAACCATCCACTTCCCGGCATTAGACCTTGCCAAAGCCGTCGACCAGATGCGTGTAGTCGCCGAAAAGGCGGGCGAGCTGTCGACAGGAGTTCTTGTCAGATTCGCGTCCAGTGCTGAGGACGCCCAGAAAATGCTCGAATCCATCTTCGAAAACACAAAAACGGTCGGTGCCGAACTGTCGCTGAAGACGATCGCTGCATTGCGGGCCAATGCCGAGGCAGACCTCTCGCATCTACAGGCGTTGGTTGGCGCCAAGTTGCCGTCCCAAGTTATCGCGCTGCAGTCGAGCTTCTGGCGCAAGCGGGTCGAAATGTATGTGGAGCAGGCCAAGGAATTCCAGGCCCTCAGTGTACCAAGGGAGTGGCCGCCGTCACCAAGCCGATCAAGGACGCCTTGGACAGGGCGCTGA
- a CDS encoding IS5 family transposase produces MLPARPSSGKNDLFRERLDAIINPRHPLVRLSALMPWSRFDEAFGGFYRPVGRPAKPTRLMVGLHYLKHVHDLSDEEVVERWVENPYWQLFCGFEFFQHEPPIDASTMTRWRKRIGSEGLEEMLKANVDVALDTGTAKPGSLERITVDTTVQPKAIAHPTDSRLYLKAIQILVRQAKRCGIELRQSHTRLAKAAAVRAGRYAHARQFRRMRRELKRLRTYLGRVFRDVGRKIAGNAGLEARFARLLGLVERLLAQKPKDRNKIYSLHAPEVVCLSKGKARNPYEVGCKVGIAATNREGLVLAAKAFEGNPYDGHTLAATVDQAVEIGGVDPDRIYVDKGYRGHDYAGSGSVMIAGRKRGLTATMRRELKRRSAIEATIGHMKTDGRLDRNFLLGHDGDAINALLVAAGHNLRLILTVLALWLAWCLQALQPKTAKSDAFTRLHAFGISTP; encoded by the coding sequence ATGCTTCCAGCCCGTCCGTCGTCCGGTAAGAATGATTTGTTCCGCGAGCGCCTCGATGCCATCATCAATCCGCGCCATCCGCTGGTCCGGTTGTCGGCATTGATGCCGTGGTCGCGCTTTGACGAAGCGTTTGGCGGGTTTTATCGCCCGGTCGGCAGGCCGGCCAAGCCGACGCGGCTGATGGTCGGTCTGCATTACCTCAAGCACGTCCACGACCTGTCCGACGAAGAAGTGGTGGAGCGTTGGGTTGAGAACCCGTACTGGCAATTGTTCTGCGGCTTCGAGTTCTTCCAGCACGAGCCGCCGATCGATGCCAGCACGATGACGCGCTGGCGCAAGCGGATCGGGTCCGAGGGGCTGGAGGAAATGCTGAAGGCAAACGTCGACGTCGCACTCGATACGGGGACTGCGAAGCCCGGTTCGCTGGAGCGGATCACCGTCGACACGACGGTGCAGCCGAAGGCGATCGCCCACCCCACCGACAGCCGGCTCTACCTCAAGGCAATCCAGATCCTGGTGCGTCAGGCCAAGCGGTGCGGCATCGAGCTCAGGCAGAGCCACACGCGGCTGGCCAAGGCAGCGGCAGTGCGGGCAGGTCGCTATGCGCATGCCCGGCAGTTCCGCCGGATGCGTCGCGAACTCAAGCGCCTTCGCACCTATCTCGGCCGGGTGTTCCGCGACGTCGGCCGCAAGATCGCCGGCAATGCCGGACTCGAGGCCAGATTTGCCCGGTTGCTCGGGCTCGTCGAGCGGCTCTTGGCGCAGAAGCCGAAGGACAGGAACAAGATCTACTCCCTGCACGCGCCCGAGGTGGTCTGCCTCTCGAAGGGCAAAGCCCGCAACCCTTACGAAGTCGGCTGCAAGGTCGGGATCGCGGCAACCAATCGCGAGGGCCTCGTGCTGGCGGCCAAGGCGTTCGAGGGTAATCCGTATGATGGCCACACGCTTGCAGCAACGGTCGATCAGGCGGTGGAGATCGGCGGCGTCGATCCGGACCGCATCTACGTCGACAAGGGCTATCGCGGCCACGACTATGCCGGCTCGGGATCGGTGATGATCGCCGGCCGCAAGCGTGGCCTGACGGCCACCATGCGTCGGGAACTGAAACGACGATCGGCCATCGAGGCCACCATCGGTCACATGAAGACCGACGGCCGACTGGACCGCAACTTCCTACTCGGCCATGATGGCGATGCGATCAATGCGCTGCTCGTCGCCGCAGGCCACAATCTGCGCCTGATCCTCACGGTTCTCGCTCTTTGGCTTGCCTGGTGCCTGCAAGCACTCCAGCCGAAAACGGCGAAATCGGATGCTTTCACCCGTCTTCACGCGTTCGGAATATCAACGCCTTAG
- a CDS encoding Ulp1 family isopeptidase, with amino-acid sequence MAQQRNSYDCGVYVVDGARELVQNRLRH; translated from the coding sequence ATGGCGCAGCAGCGCAACAGCTATGATTGCGGCGTCTATGTGGTGGATGGCGCCCGGGAACTGGTGCAAAACCGATTGAGGCACTGA
- a CDS encoding flagellar export protein FliJ → MKPRGNLVRLKQFQVNEKRRQLQQLDMMIADFERMARELDFQINAEETKAGISDINHFAYPTFAKAARLRRDNLKSSQSDLLRQRTAAEPSLAEAEAELSKAQMLESRSGRGHDLEPGNRSAMIG, encoded by the coding sequence ATGAAGCCACGAGGTAATCTGGTCCGACTTAAGCAATTTCAGGTGAATGAGAAGCGGCGACAGCTGCAGCAGCTAGACATGATGATTGCCGATTTCGAACGCATGGCGCGAGAACTGGACTTCCAGATCAACGCCGAGGAAACGAAGGCTGGCATCTCCGATATCAATCATTTCGCTTACCCGACGTTCGCCAAGGCCGCCCGCCTGCGTCGTGACAACCTCAAGAGTTCGCAATCGGACCTTCTGCGGCAGAGAACCGCAGCCGAGCCATCTCTCGCCGAGGCTGAAGCAGAGCTCTCCAAGGCGCAAATGCTAGAATCGCGCAGCGGCAGAGGCCACGACCTCGAACCCGGCAACCGAAGCGCCATGATCGGCTGA
- a CDS encoding S46 family peptidase codes for MLWKVSATSAHEGMWMPGQIADVGAAMRADGLQIDPALLRRLDTGPLNAIVSLGGCSASFVSPQGLVATNHHCVFGSIQYNSKEGQDYLTNGFLAKSLGEELPAAPGSRIYVIEDMRDVTADMLKGVSDKLNGFARYERLDTNRKALIAACEAQPNRRCDVEGYYGGDSYYLEQKLEIQDVRLAYAPALGIGNFGGETDNWMWPRHTGDFGFYRAYVAPDGSSRPYARDNVPYRPKSWLRIAHEGVQEGDFVMVAGFPGTTNRLRTAGEVQFNFADYEPLLQRLLSDYAAQIKRATAGNRDAQIRYAAILQGAENYEKKLAGDLAGADAIGLDARKANEEKAYRDWVADDPARQARYDTAIRELDAMVAENSRASLKGLRQALLDRAQILSSARTLYRWAKEHEKPDEDRESGFQDRDRNETVDQLTQIELRYLPDIDRKLFEAALDEYRRLDAKDRDTAFETALDQIGLDRLYADTKLADTATRLGWLGKPATAFEASDDPFIKLAVALYPGDIAAEVAKKDRAGRTQAPRATYMQGLRVYRQAIGQPVYPDANGSLRITWGKVAGRTRDGQIWTPFTTAEGLLAKHTGRGEFDAPDAVVAAIRAKDYGPYVAPALGTLPVDFMSTVDITNGNSGSATLNGRGEFVGLVFDGTLEGVISDWAPDADRNRSIHVDSRFMIWTMDKIDGAGRLLKEMGVRPAPRS; via the coding sequence TTGCTCTGGAAGGTCAGCGCTACGTCGGCGCACGAAGGTATGTGGATGCCGGGCCAGATTGCGGACGTGGGCGCGGCCATGCGCGCGGATGGGCTCCAGATCGATCCCGCCCTGTTGCGCCGTCTGGACACTGGCCCGCTCAACGCGATCGTATCACTGGGCGGATGCTCCGCCTCCTTCGTCAGTCCACAAGGGCTGGTCGCAACCAATCATCACTGCGTGTTCGGATCTATCCAGTACAACAGCAAGGAGGGACAGGACTATCTCACAAACGGCTTTCTGGCGAAGAGCCTGGGTGAAGAATTGCCCGCGGCGCCTGGCAGCCGCATCTATGTGATCGAGGATATGCGGGATGTGACCGCCGACATGCTCAAGGGCGTTTCGGACAAGCTGAACGGCTTTGCCCGCTATGAGCGGCTCGACACGAACCGCAAGGCGCTCATCGCTGCATGTGAAGCACAGCCCAATCGCCGCTGCGACGTGGAGGGCTATTATGGCGGCGACTCCTACTATCTCGAGCAGAAGCTCGAAATTCAGGACGTGCGCCTCGCCTATGCGCCCGCGCTCGGCATCGGTAACTTCGGCGGCGAAACGGACAATTGGATGTGGCCGCGCCACACAGGCGACTTCGGCTTTTATCGCGCCTATGTCGCTCCTGATGGTTCCTCCCGGCCTTATGCGCGCGACAATGTGCCCTACCGGCCGAAGAGCTGGCTGCGCATCGCCCATGAAGGTGTTCAAGAAGGCGATTTCGTGATGGTCGCCGGCTTTCCGGGGACGACCAATCGGTTGCGCACCGCTGGCGAAGTCCAGTTCAACTTCGCGGACTACGAACCGCTGCTGCAGCGTTTGTTGTCGGACTATGCCGCCCAGATCAAGCGAGCCACGGCAGGCAATCGTGACGCGCAGATCCGCTACGCCGCCATCCTGCAAGGCGCGGAAAACTACGAGAAGAAACTAGCGGGCGATCTCGCCGGCGCCGATGCGATTGGGCTCGATGCTCGCAAGGCCAACGAGGAGAAAGCTTATCGCGACTGGGTCGCTGACGATCCCGCGCGGCAGGCGCGCTATGACACAGCAATCCGCGAACTGGACGCCATGGTGGCCGAGAATAGCCGGGCCTCACTCAAGGGGCTGCGGCAGGCGCTGCTGGACCGCGCGCAAATCCTCTCATCCGCGCGCACTCTCTATCGCTGGGCGAAGGAGCACGAGAAGCCCGATGAAGACCGTGAAAGCGGCTTTCAGGATCGTGACCGTAACGAGACCGTCGATCAACTGACGCAGATAGAACTCCGTTATCTGCCCGACATCGATCGCAAGCTCTTCGAGGCCGCGCTCGATGAATATCGTCGGCTGGACGCAAAGGATCGCGATACTGCGTTCGAGACCGCTCTGGACCAAATCGGCCTTGACCGACTCTATGCGGACACCAAACTCGCCGACACGGCCACGCGGCTCGGCTGGCTCGGTAAGCCGGCTACTGCCTTCGAGGCGTCGGATGATCCTTTCATCAAGCTGGCGGTCGCGCTCTATCCCGGCGACATAGCTGCGGAGGTCGCGAAGAAGGACCGCGCCGGCCGTACGCAGGCGCCCCGCGCGACCTATATGCAGGGTCTGCGTGTCTATCGGCAGGCAATCGGCCAGCCAGTGTATCCCGACGCGAATGGATCGCTGCGCATCACTTGGGGCAAGGTGGCAGGGCGAACGCGCGATGGGCAGATCTGGACGCCCTTCACCACGGCCGAGGGACTTCTGGCCAAGCACACTGGCAGGGGCGAGTTCGATGCGCCGGATGCCGTGGTTGCCGCGATTCGGGCCAAGGACTATGGCCCATATGTCGCGCCGGCGCTGGGCACGTTGCCGGTCGACTTCATGTCCACGGTTGACATCACCAACGGCAACAGTGGCTCGGCGACGCTGAACGGGCGTGGCGAGTTCGTGGGTCTCGTGTTCGACGGCACGCTCGAGGGCGTGATCTCGGACTGGGCCCCCGACGCGGACCGCAATCGCAGCATCCATGTCGACAGTCGCTTCATGATCTGGACCATGGACAAGATCGACGGCGCGGGCCGGTTGCTCAAGGAAATGGGAGTGCGGCCGGCGCCGCGCTCCTGA